One window from the genome of Dermacentor silvarum isolate Dsil-2018 chromosome 7, BIME_Dsil_1.4, whole genome shotgun sequence encodes:
- the LOC119458850 gene encoding uncharacterized protein LOC119458850, whose product MTCAGGELKKENGTEASLAPSGPELLLAAVDCIDGTVPSCATKSPFQEDTHNVTCCSDVDSTSPMLQRSQQGSSSSEVLSTTNVAALHKRIAELEDKLESHKRRLSVCQRQKNAAVQEKNLLKRRVDQFLGTDHLQCMERPTMRGTPWSTPTIEKGLKIRLTCGRRGYKIVQEIGKPLPSERTLQRHLENFKFSPGILHEILPSLSIKVNLMEDYERHAVLLLDEMQLASGLAYDQGTGGVIGKPTIPLSDGTLPEDAMATHGLVFMLAGVTTRWKQTVACHFTSNSFCSATVKAVVIDIIKKCEDIGIKIDAVVCDMGGDCHNFANKLLKVYLKTRLQMYLRKENQRLAEIKSTVKCGSRSIE is encoded by the exons atgACCTGTGCTGGtggcgagctgaaaaaggaaaacg GCACAGAGGCATCTTTGGCACCGAGTGGCCCTGAGCTCCTGCTCGCAGCTGTGGACTGCATTGATG GCACTGTGCCCTCTTGCGCAACAAAGTCTCCATTCCAGGAGGACACACATAATGTTACCT GCTGCTCGGATGTAGACTCTACTAGCCCTATGCTGCAGAGATCACAGCAGG GGAGCTCATCATCCGAGGTCCTTTCGACAACAAACGTGGCTGCTCTGCACAAGAGAATTGCAGAACTGGAGGATAAGCTGGAAAGCCACAAACGAAGACTGTCTGTTTGTCAGCGGCAGAAAAATGCTGCAGTACAAGAGAAGAACCTCCTCAAGAGACGGGTTGATCAGTTTTTAGGAACTGACCACCTGCAATGCATGGAGAGGCCTACGATGCGTGGCACGCCATGGTCAACGCCTACTATAGAGAAGGGGCTGAAGATCAGGCTCACATGCGGACGTAGGGGTTACAAGATCGTTCAAGAGATTGGGAAGCCACTGCCATCGGAACGAACGCTTCAGAGGCACCTAGAAAACTTCAAGTTTTCACCTGGCATACTTCATGAAATCCTACCGTCTCTTTCCATCAAA GTGAACCTCATGGAGGACTACGAGCGGCACGCCGTCCTGTTATTGGATGAAATGCAACTTGCATCGGGGCTCGCCTATGACCAAGGAACTGGAGGAGTGATTGGGAAACCAACCATTCCCTTATCAGATGGGACCCTCCCAGAGGATGCAATGGCTACACATGGTCTGGTTTTTATGCTCGCTGGAGTGACCACCCGCTGGAAACAAACGGTGGCATGCCATTTTACATCAAATTCTTTTTGCAGTGCTACCGTGAAAGCTGTAGTTATTGACATTATCAAAAAATGTGAGGACATTGGAATAAAAATAGATGCAGTAGTCTGCGACATGGGTGGTG ATTGTCACAACtttgcgaacaaactgctcaAAGTGTACTTGAAAACGAGGCTTCAAATGTATTTGCGCAAGGAGAACCAGCGCTTGGCGGAGATCAAGTCCACTGTGAAATGTGGCAGTAGGAGTATTG AGTAG